One Astatotilapia calliptera chromosome 1, fAstCal1.2, whole genome shotgun sequence DNA segment encodes these proteins:
- the blzf1 gene encoding golgin-45, with protein sequence MTAAVRDSASVPVRGPGDGMETEKPPAILEVNTDTLPPGPSEVPLVKVASPKRSPKSTHPAPPAAPQPLGVLHLGKVTREACTEVEAVRIMVPRAAISRSSRTGATEAKGETGQQAEEQGSPSLHLVEDWRGQLVKLQNSERRLLQDKEGLSNQLRVQTEVNRELKKLLVASVGDDLQYHFERLSREKNQLILENEALGRSLAHTAEQLERMSIQCDVWRSKFLASRVMAEELTNARAALQRQTREAQGAIQDLLLEREEFSRDMMLTHRSLEQLLVSLQWGRQQTYYPTSQPLSTGELAVANHKLADTINAHLLGNSGSSSTNAAKSSSSSAAAEQLCSTPAEKMAEKVLKSLDPISCSENKAESPLSDSTPSNFLNSKKSIGRFHPYTRYENITFNCCERCTGDILVL encoded by the exons ATGACTGCTGCTGTTAGAG ATTCTGCCAGTGTGCCTGTCCGAGGTCCTGGCGATGGCATGGAAACTGAAAAACCGCCAGCCATCCTGGAGGTTAACACAGATACACTTCCACCAGGTCCATCTGAAGTTCCCCTCGTGAAAGTAGCTAGCCCAAAGCGCAGCCCCAAATCTACCCATCCAGCACCTCCTGCTGCCCCGCAGCCACTCGGAGTGCTCCACCTTGGGAAAGTAACTCGAGAGGCCTGCACAGAGGTGGAGGCTGTGAGGATCATGGTCCCACGTGCTGCTATTAGCCGGAGCAGCCGCACAGGAGCCACTGAGGCGAAAGGGGAGACCGGGCAACAGGCTGAGGAGCAGGGGTCTCCTTCGCTGCATTTAGTGGAGGACTGGAGAGGACAGCTGGTGAAGCTGCAGAACTCTGAGCGCAGGCTGCTGCAGGACAAAGAAGGCCTGTCCAATCAGCTCCGTGTGcaaacagag GTGAACCGTGAGCTAAAGAAGCTGCTGGTGGCGTCGGTGGGTGACGACCTTCAGTACCACTTTGAGCGCCTGTCACGGGAgaaaaatcagctgattttgGAGAACGAGGCTCTGGGCAGGAGTCTGGCACACACTGCAGAGCAACTAGAGCGAATGAGTATCCAGTGTGACGTTTGGAGGAGCAAGTTCCTGGCCAGCAG AGTCATGGCAGAGGAACTAACGAATGCCAGAGCAGCTCTGCAGAGACAGACCAGAGAGGCACAAGGAGCAATTCAGGACCTGCTGTTGGAGAGAGAGGAGTTCTCCAGGGACATGATGCTCACCCACAG atcTCTGGAGCAGCTCCTGGTGTCTCTGCAGTGGGGCAGACAACAGACGTACTATCCCACCTCACAACCCCTAAGCACGGGAGAGCTGGCGGTGGCCAATCACAAGCTAGCAGACACCATCAACGCCCACCTGCTGGGTaacagcggcagcagcagcaccaatgccgcaaaaagcagcagcagcagcgcagCAGCTGAGCAGCTCTGCAGCACACCGGCTGAGAAGATGGCCGAGAAG GTGCTGAAGAGTTTAGATCCCATTTCCTGCTCTGAAAACAAGGCTGAGTCTCCACTCAGTGACTCCACCCCCTCAAACTTCCTCAATAGTAAGAAGAGCATTGGCAGGTTTCACCCTTACACCCGCTACGAGAACATTACGTTTAACTGCTGTGAGCGCTGTACAGGAGACATCCTGGTGCTGTAG
- the mettl21e gene encoding methyltransferase like 21e: protein METQQPKTMDDPKNRHKDACKAGSAVDAELASAIMARQFHPPVTGPEVWEGYVFSGLEILIKESTDLYGAVLWPSAMVLCHFLENNQDKYNLLDKNVIELGAGTGLVTIVSSLLGAKVTSTDLPDVLGNLQYNVTRNTKGRCKYTPLVTELIWGQELDQRFPCATHRFDYILAADVVYAHPYLQELMDTFEYLCQENTQILWAMRFRLDPENSFVDRFRQCFHLEELYDLPSLSIKLYRAWRRDSTTKDLREAAKH, encoded by the exons ATGGAGACACAGCAACCCAAGACCATGGATGATcccaaaaacagacacaaag ATGCCTGCAAAGCAGGTTCTGCTGTGGATGCAGAACTAGCCAGCGCCATAATGGCACGGCAGTTTCACCCGCCTGTTACTGGTCCCGAGGTCTGGGAGGGATACGTCTTTTCTGGTCTGGAGATCCTCATCAAAGAGTCCACAGACCTCTATGGAGCTGTGCTCTGGCCCTCA GCCATGGTGCTCTGTCACTTCTTGGAGAACAACCAAGACAAATACAACCTGCTGGACAAAAATGTGATCGAACTGGGAGCTGGAACTGGGCTTGTTACCATCGTGTCCAGCCTGTTAG GTGCTAAGGTGACCTCCACTGACCTACCTGATGTGTTGGGGAATCTCCAGTACAATGTGACGCGTAACACCAAGGGCCGGTGCAAGTACACCCCTCTA GTCACTGAGCTGATCTGGGGTCAGGAGTTGGATCAGCGTTTCCCATGTGCCACTCATCGCTTCGACTACATCCTGGCAGCTGACGTGGTGTACGCCCACCCTTACCTACAGGAGCTGATGGACACCTTTGAATACCTGTGCCAGGAAAACACTCAGATCTTGTGGGCTATGCGTTTCCGCCTGGATCCGGAGAACAGCTTCGTGGATCGCTTCCGGCAGTGTTTTCACTTAGAGGAGCTGTACGACCTTCCCAGTCTGAGTATCAAGCTGTACCGAGCCTGGAGGAGGGACAGCACGACCAAGGACCTCAGAGAGGCTGCTAAACACTGA
- the mrpl16 gene encoding large ribosomal subunit protein uL16m, protein MLSLIKAAAGGLTGICQTSSHLQGPLHSYLKVLSAGLKTYEIPPDYSDVVLPDKPKLKFLNKVPNLKKAKKEAKKLWDIQGPAKSANTFTTGQYAIVALGGGYLHWGHIEMMRLTINRKMDARTTFAMWRINAPYKPITRKGLGQRMGGGKGAIDHYVTPVRYGRLIVEVGGKVELGEVEHILTEVAKKLPFPAKVMSKESLAALYKKQADMEQNNQNPWSFKKIAQGNMLGIRRVLSPFDLHNHGRFTGKFHFPQRV, encoded by the exons ATGCTCTCCCTCATTAAAGCTGCTGCCGGCGGGCTGACCGGAATCTGTCAAACCAGCAGTCACCTACAAG GTCCTTTGCACAGCTACTTGAAAGTCCTCTCTGCAGGGCTGAAGACATATGAAATCCCTCCAGACTACAGTG ATGTGGTGCTGCCAGACAAGCCCAAACTGAAGTTTTTGAACAAGGTGCCGAACTTAAAAAAGGCCAAGAAAGAGGCAAAGAAGCTGTGGGATATCCAGGGCCCAGCTAAATCTGCAAATACCTTCACCACGGGACAGTACGCTATTGTG GCCTTGGGAGGTGGGTACCTCCACTGGGGTCATATAGAGATGATGCGTCTTACGATCAATCGAAAGATGGACGCCCGGACCACGTTTGCAATGTGGCGCATCAACGCCCCTTACAAGCCCATCACGCGGAAAGGTCTGGGTCAGCGCATGGGTGGGGGCAAGGGAGCCATCGACCACTACGTGACACCGGTTCGTTACGGACGTTTGATCGTGGAGGTGGGAGGAAAGGTGGAGCTGGGCGAGGTCGAGCACATCTTGACTGAAGTGGCAAAGAAGCTTCCTTTTCCTGCGAAG GTAATGAGCAAAGAGAGTCTAGCAGCCCTGTATAAGAAACAAGCTGACATGGAGCAGAACAACCAGAATCCCTGGAGCTTTAAGAAGATCGCACAGGGCAACATGCTGGGCATCAGGAGGGTGCTCAGCCCCTTCGACCTGCACAACCACGGACGCTTCACGGGCAAATTTCACTTTCCACAGAGGGTGTGA
- the trmt10c gene encoding tRNA methyltransferase 10 homolog C, whose translation MLLRLFTPRGCAVFWKCAHSVSFCAFGRQVCSFNTSNSRASRHRASIAVSIRLLSAISPAGTDAAQTKADKTQETEALDLDRWKSVMRSQAAFDEKQVQDEAEESDDDENLKEPGDDSKDGSSLEAMRDLVAMWQQAGKLVPEEMTDEEVETLAKLTTKSSRKKYLKYLAIRERHKKARKEKQQQKAAKREASLMERRELESGGEEGEGEGGPRLKNTLFLQFWDRSLDKLLAWKSAQSMVFGQPLVFDMSYESHMSRREIENTVSQLMDVEGLNRRATEPYHLHFCNLQPDGLYKKELLQRYGAETWERLLISTSERQHVDLFPREQLVYLTADSPNVLRTFDHSKVYIIGALVDRSIQKGLSLANAKRLKLATARLPLDEFLHWEMGAKNLTLDQMIRIMLSFKDRGRWDEALQFVPKRKHDGFHQQQTQTTRHRARDDGDRPPRSGEKRNINTFKNKEHRESGFTGRDRENTPAGTKVRTSLKSDIEARKSGGRNRMWWHEE comes from the coding sequence ATGTTGCTGCGGCTCTTCACTCCCAGAGGCTGTGCTGTTTTTTGGAAATGCGCTCATTCTGTGTCATTCTGCGCTTTCGGGAGGCAAGTGTGCAGTTTTAATACTAGCAACAGCAGGGCCAGCAGGCACAGAGCGTCCATCGCGGTGTCCATCCGCCTCCTCAGTGCTATCAGCCCAGCGGGGACAGATGCTGCGCAGACGAAAGCAGATAAAACCCAGGAAACAGAGGCTCTAGATCTGGACAGGTGGAAGTCTGTGATGAGATCCCAGGCTGCATTTGATGAGAAGCAGGTTCAAGATGAAGCAGAGgaaagtgatgatgatgagaacCTGAAAGAGCCAGGAGATGATTCAAAGGACGGGTCTTCTCTGGAGGCAATGCGGGATCTGGTTGCGATGTGGCAGCAAGCTGGAAAGCTTGTACCTGAAGAGATGACTGATGAGGAGGTGGAGACACTGGCGAAGCTCACCACCAAGTCTTCCAGGAAGAAGTACCTGAAGTACCTGGCTATCAGGGAGCGCCACAAAAAGGCCCGTaaggagaagcagcagcagaaggcaGCCAAGAGAGAAGCATCTTTGATGGAGAGAAGAGAACTGGAGAGCGGTGGAGAGGAAGGGGAGGGCGAGGGTGGACCCAGGTTGAAAAACACACTCTTCCTTCAATTCTGGGACCGTTCTCTGGACAAGCTGCTGGCGTGGAAGTCCGCTCAGTCCATGGTGTTCGGTCAGCCGCTGGTGTTTGACATGAGCTATGAGTCGCACATGTCCAGACGGGAGATCGAGAACACGGTGTCCCAGCTGATGGATGTTGAAGGGCTAAACCGGCGTGCCACTGAGCCCTACCATCTCCACTTCTGCAACCTGCAGCCAGATGGACTCTACAAGAAGGAGCTGCTCCAACGGTACGGTGCAGAGACTTGGGAGCGCCTACTCATCTCCACCTCTGAGCGGCAGCACGTTGACCTGTTCCCCCGCGAACAGCTCGTGTACCTCACTGCAGACTCGCCCAACGTCCTCCGCACCTTTGACCACTCAAAGGTTTATATCATCGGAGCTCTAGTGGACCGCTCGATCCAGAAAGGCTTATCGCTGGCCAATGCAAAGCGTCTGAAGCTGGCCACAGCCCGTTTACCCCTCGATGAGTTCCTCCACTGGGAGATGGGAGCCAAAAATCTGACTCTGGATCAGATGATCCGCATTATGCTCTCTTTCAAGGATAGAGGGAGATGGGATGAGGCGTTACAGTTTGTGCCTAAAAGGAAGCACGATGGCTTCCACCAACAACAGACGCAGACTACCAGACACAGAGCCAGAGATGATGGCGACAGGCCACCGAGGtcaggagagaaaagaaatataaacacatttaaaaacaaagagcacaGAGAGTCCGGGTTCACtggaagagacagagaaaacacaCCAGCTGGAACCAAAGTACGGACATCATTAAAGAGTGACATAGAAGCCAGAAAAAGTGGAGGCAGGAACAGGATGTGGTGGCATGAGGAGTGA
- the ercc5 gene encoding DNA repair protein complementing XP-G cells homolog, whose product MGVHGLWRLLESTGKPINPETLEGKILAVDISIWLNQAVKGVRDREGNSVQNAHLLTLFHRICKLLFFRIRPVFVFDGDAPLLKKQTLALRRQRKEELTRESRNTNEKLLKTFLKRQAIKAALGDHSKEPLPSLSSVRRNEVDDMYVLPAMPPAEEKAKSSSEEEEEEREEEEEMVDSYYMYQGDMCEDPNSMDINSEDFASLPPEMKHEILKDMKEFSKRRRTMFHKPPERSGDFSQYQLAGLLQRNRLNQRLEGVEKEMNHRSAGSAPDVCQQDGAQQSVEAQRLVSEDHSHYILIKGTKKSETAPESQPAAAPWAGSSLSGCQRRPKDKPEPLWRPVCEEEDKAQATSSGDSKPSASKPSDGDASPPSPRTFRAIQAAINDSSDEEKSDRVKTDGGSMSPRTLLAIQQVLAEDEGGAAEFKSSSPTNQTNIHHRAPRAVTSSSEEEAKPSLKEKGLDMKLTGQSLRDKDRLLDSSSEDEMEELIGERNKALRLAAKEISSEDKMRKAELSEDIKTSCRARVEKQEQVNRREPERTPQDAAAAANSQNPVSTNLSPQLSGRPTALLEQFTEAPEKNGSEVKSESSEESESEESFIEVSEDDSKEETADDSLVITGEKAHPDKVHKDDAKEEGNSEESLAEISSTVALNSEEEAETKAQNEMKEQTETESRSAPAINEWEHFDVDELEALESSLKVEQSNLREQKQQQERMANTVTGQMYLESQELLRLFGVPYLVAPMEAEAQCAALDWADHTHGTITDDSDVWLFGGRHVYKNFFSQDKYVEHYQHSDLQSQLSLDRTKMINLAYLLGSDYTEGVPGVGYVTGMEILNEFPGPGLEPLIQFSNWWSEAQEKKHLASDPRDTKVKKKLRDLKLQPGFPNPVVAQAYLHPTIDQSGSSFSWGRPQLDMIKEFCLSRFSWSSRKTEETLQPVIKQLNTQQTQLRIDSFFRMEQREKQAIRSQRLRRAVTCLKRKEREGGAEEEEDDSEDDTHSLSKSKKGSQDKGGEEKDVRRSVAGGGFLGSEMTDESPLTALRDSSSTSHDSLSVKSVPQSNKTPPKRTRMSSSSSSGEDSDGGPGVAMVTARSVFEGSRRGRGAKSTRGRGSMRGKGRGKKT is encoded by the exons ATGGGAGTGCACGGACTGTGGAGGCTATTGGAGAGCACAGGGAAACCCATCAACCCCGAGACACTGGAGGGAAAGATCCTTGCTGTTG ACATCAGTATATGGCTGAACCAGGCGGTGAAAGGGGTGAGGGACCGTGAAGGCAACAGCGTCCAGAACGCCCACCTGCTCACTCTCTTCCACCGCATCTGTAAGCTACTCTTCTTCCGCATCAGGCCAGTCTTTGTGTTTGATGGGGATGCACCGCTGCTGAAGAAGCAGACCCTT GCTCTGAGGAGGCAAAGGAAGGAGGAGCTGACTCGCGAGTCCAGAAACACCAATGAGAAACTGCTCAAAACATTCTTGAAGAGACAGGCTATCAAAGCTGCACTTGGAGACCACAG TAAGGAACCTCTCCCCAGCCTCTCCAGCGTGAGGAGAAATGAGGTGGATGACATGTATGTTCTTCCAGCAATGCCACCCGCAGAGGAGAAAGCCAAAAGCAG ctcagaggaggaggaggaagaacgagaggaggaggaggaaatggtTGATAGTTATTACATGTATCAG GGAGACATGTGTGAAGACCCCAACTCAATGGACATCAACTCAGAGGACTTTGCCAGCCTGCCTCCTGAAATGAAACATGAGATCCTCAAAGACATGAAAGAGTTTTCTAAAAGACGGCGGACCATGTTTCACAAACCTCCAGAG CGGTCCGGAGACTTTTCACAGTACCAGCTGGCTGGCCTGCTGCAGAGGAACCGGCTGAACCAGCGTCTGGAGGGTGTGGAGAAGGAGATGAACCACCGGAGCGCAGGCAGTGCTCCAGATGTCTGCCAGCAGGACGGAGCTCAGCAAAGCGTGGAGGCACAGCGGCTGGTTTCAGAAGACCATTCTCACTATATCCTTATCAAAG GCACCAAAAAGAGTGAGACAGCCCCCGAGAGCCAACCTGCAGCTGCACCCTGGGCTGGGAGCTCCCTGTCAGGCTGTCAAAGACGGCCCAAAGACAAACCTGAGCCTCTTTGGCGTcctgtctgtgaggaagaagATAAAGCGCAAGCTACCTCCTCAGGCGACTCCAAACCCTCAGCATCAAAACCGTCTGATGGAGACGCCTCACCGCCCTCACCTCGGACATTCAGAGCTATCCAGGCTGCGATTAACGACAGCTCCGACGAGGAGAAGTCCGACCGGGTTAAGACGGATGGTGGCAGCATGTCTCCACGCACACTGCTGGCAATCCAACAGGTTCTGGCTGAAGATGAAggtggagctgctgaatttaaGAGTAGCTCGCCCACCAATCAAACAAATATTCATCATCGTGCCCCAAGAGCGGTCACCAGCAGCTCGGAGGAAGAGGCCAAACCTTCACTCAAAGAAAAAGGCCTTGATATGAAGCTCACGGGGCAAAGTTTACGTGACAAAGACAGGTTGTTAGATAGCAGCTCTGAAGACGAGATGGAAGAATTGATTGGCGAGAGAAATAAAGCACTTCGATTAGCAGCAAAGGAGATCAGCTCAGAAGATAAGATGAGGAAAGCAGAGCTGTCTGAGGATATAAAGACAAGCTGTCGGGCACGAGTGGAGAAACAAGAACAAGTTAATAGACGAGAACCAGAGCGCACACCtcaggatgctgctgctgctgcaaacaGTCAAAACCCAGTATCTACAAACCTCTCTCCTCAGCTCTCTGGAAGACCCACCGCACTCTTAGAGCAGTTCACCGAAGCTCCAGAGAAAAATGGATCTGAAGTGAAGTCAGAGAGCAGCGAGGAAAGCGAGTCAGAAG AGAGCTTCATTGAGGTCTCAGAAGACGACTCAAAAGAGGAGACTGCAGATGATTCCCTCGTGATAACTGGAGAGAAAGCACATCCAGATAAAGTCCATAAAGATGACGCAAAGGAAGAAGGAAACTCAGAGGAAAGTTTAGCAGAAATTTCCTCAACTGTTGCGCTGAACTCAGAGGAAGAAGCAGAAACAAAGGCACAGAATGAGATGAAAGAGCAAACGGAGACAGAATCCAGATCAGCTCCAGCCATCAATGAATGGGAACACTTTGATGTT GATGAGCTGGAGGCCCTGGAAAGCTCCCTGAAGGTGGAGCAGAGCAACCTGAGGgagcagaaacagcagcaggagagaaTGGCCAACACAGTCACCGGGCAGATGTACCTGGAGAGCCAG GAGCTGCTGCGGCTGTTCGGCGTCCCATATCTGGTGGCTCCGATGGAGGCCGAGGCTCAGTGTGCGGCGCTCGATTGGGCCGACCACACGCACGGGACCATTACAGACGACTCGGACGTGTGGCTCTTTGGAGGACGTCACGTTTACAAGaacttcttcagccaggacaaaTATGTCGAACATTACCAGCACAGCGACCTGCAGAGCCAGCTca GTCTGGACAGGACTAAAATGATAAATCTGGCTTACCTGCTTGGAAGTGACTACACGGAGGGTGTGCCAGGGGTCGGCTACGTGACTGGCATGGAGATACTGAATGAGTTTCCAGGACCAGGCCTGGAGCCACTGATACAGTTCAG TAACTGGTGGTCAGAGGCTCAAGAGAAAAAGCACCTGGCGTCTGATCCTCGGGACACAAAAGTTAAGAAGAAGCTGAGGGATCTGAAACTGCAGCCTGGTTTCCCCAACCCTGTGGTGGCTCAGGCTTACCTGCACCCCACTATTGACCAGTCAGGCAGCTCCTTCAGCTGGGGACGTCCACAGCTGGACATGATCAAAGA ATTCTGCCTGAGTCGTTTTAGCTGGAGCAGTCGGAAAACAGAGGAGACTCTTCAGCCTGTGATCAAGCAGCTCAACACCCAGCAG ACTCAGCTGCGGATAGACTCGTTCTTCCGCATGGAGCAACGTGAGAAGCAGGCGATCCGCAGTCAGCGACTCCGCCGAGCGGTCACCTGCTTGAAGCgaaaagagagggaaggaggagccgaggaggaagaggacgaCAGTGAGGACGATACGCATTCCCTGTCTAAGTCTAAGAAAGGGAGTCAGGataaaggaggagaggagaaagatgTGAGGAGATCTGTGGCAGGAGGAGGCTTTTTAGGGTCAGAGATGACTGATGAATCTCCTCTTACAGCTCTCAGAGATAGCAGTAGCACCAGTCATGACTCCCTCTCAGTAAAGTCTGTTCCTCAGTCTAATAAAACTCCACCTAAGAGAACCaggatgagcagcagcagcagctctggtgaGGACAGCGACGGTGGTCCTGGAGTTGCTATGGTTACAGCCCGATCTGTGTTCGAGGGGAGCCGGAGAGGACGCGGAGCGAAAAGCACGAGAGGGAGAGGAAGCATGAGAGGAAAAGGCAGGGGGAAGAAGACATGA
- the txnl4b gene encoding thioredoxin-like protein 4B translates to MSLFLPKLTCKKDIDEVIKGVAEKVVVLRFGRDDDSVCLQLDEILSKTAHDLSNMASIYIVDVDKAPIYTRYFDISYIPSTVFFFNGQHMKVDYGSPDHTKFVGSFKTKQDFMDLIEVIYRGAMRGKMIVQSPIDPQNIPKYDLLYHGI, encoded by the exons ATGAGTTTGTTTTTGCCCAAATTAACGTGCAAAAAAGATATCGACGAAGTCATTAAAGGGGTGGCAGAAAAAGTCGTGGTTTTACGGTTCGGCAGGGACGATGACTCGGTGTGTCTGCAGCTCGACGAGATA CTCTCTAAAACGGCCCACGACTTGAGTAACATGGCGTCCATTTACATCGTCGATGTTGATAAAGCTCCCATTTACACGAGATACTTCGACATAAGCTACATCCCCTCCACTGTCTTCTTCTTCAACGGACAGCACATGAAGGTCGATTATGG CTCTCCAGATCACACCAAGTTCGTTGGCAGCTTCAAAACCAAGCAAGATTTCATGGACCTGATTGAAGTGATCTACAGAGGAGCCATGCGGGGGAAAATGATCGTCCAGAGTCCCATAGATCCTCAAAATATTCCCAAATATGATCTCCTCTACCACGGGATTTAG